ATTCTGTGCCTGGTCTTCTTTCAGGATGTCTGCCTGCACGGTGCCGCGTACGGTACTAAGTGCGTGCCCACGGATCTTTGCATACACATCTGCCGGTAGTACTTCATCACCGGACATTCCCAGCAATTGCAGCCCCAATCCATCATTGCCTGCCGGCAGGTCACCACTGTAATGTGGCAAAGGATGGTCCTTGAATTTATCTTTAATGATCGCCGTTACCTTTTCTGTAAGGCCATGCGTTTTTATATATTGTTCGCATTGCTGGTCAATGGCGGCATTCATAAAAAAGGCCAGCAGTATAGGCGCCGGACCATTGATCGTCATGGATACGGACGTCTTCGGGTCGCAGAGATCAAAGCCGCTGTATAATTTCTTGGCATCATCCACAGTGGCAATGCTCACACCTGAATTGCCCACTTTCCCGTAAATATCCGGTCTTATTGCAGGATCTTCCCCATACAATGTTACGCTGTCAAATGCCGTGGAAAGCCGCTTTGCCGGCTGATCCAGCGACACATAGTGAAAACGCTTGTTGGTACGTTCAGGACCTCCTTCACCGGCAAACATGCGCGTAGGATCTTCTCCTTCCCTTTTGAGTGGGAACACACCAGCGGCGTAAGGAAATTCTCCCGGTACATTTTCCGTCAACTGCCAACGGAGAATATCGCCCCAGTCGCTGTATTTAGGCAGACTAACCTTAGGTATCCGGCTATGGCTCAGGCTTTCGGAGAACAATGGTAATTTGATCACCTTATCACGTACCTGGAACTCGTAATAGTCGGCAGCATATTTTTGCTGTAATGCCGGCCATCCCTCAATCAGTTTTTTGCATTCAGGATGCAGGGCTGTTTCCAGGTGTGTGCTGATATCTTTCAGCACAGCGGCTTTGGAGGGATCTATGGCTATCACCCCGGTTACCTGGTACCATTGTGTAGCGAGCTTGCATTGTTCGTCTACCCATTTGCTGTAATCCGTAATGGCTTCAGTTATTTCAGCGAGATAGCGTACCCGCGCCGGAGGAATGATCTGTGATTTGGTGGCAGTGGATTTCGGACTTTCATGCGCGAGGACGCCAAAGACCACACCGGTTTTCTCTTCCACTTTCTCCATCACCCTTTCAAAGAGCAGGTTAATACCGGCGTCATTGAACTGGGAAGCAATAGAACCTACTACAGGCAGCTCTTCATCTTTCGCAGTCCACAAACCATGGTTACGTTTATATTGTTTGCGCACATCGTGCAAAGCATCGAGGGCGCCGGCTTTATCAAATTTGTTGATGGCAATTACATCGGCATAATCCAGCATGTTGATCTTCTCCAGTTGAGAAGCCGCGCCGTATTCCGGCGTCATTACATACAACGATACATCACAGTGATCGATGATAGCGGTATCGTTTTGTCCTATACCGGATGTTTCGAGGATAATAAAATCAAAGGCGGCCAGTTTACAGATATCGATGGCCTCCTGGATATGTTCGCTGATAGCCTTATCGCTGTCGCGGGTTGCGAGGGAGCGCATGTAGGCACGTGGGTGATGGATGGAGTTCATGCGGATACGGTCACCCAGCAAAGCGCCACCAGTCTTCTTTTTGGAAGGGTCCACAGAAATCACCGCCACGGTTTTATCGGTAAAGTGATTGAGGTAACGGCGCACGAGTTCGTCTGTGACGCTGCTTTTACCGGCGCCGCCGGTGCCCGTGATGCCAACTACTGCCCCCTCCAAACCTCCCCCCGTGGGGGAGGCTTTTTGATGGCCTTCCTTTAGGGCTTCTTTTGATGCTGCTGTGTTTTTGATGTTTCCGTTAAGGGGTTTGTTGTTATTTACTTGTTCTTTTACTTGTTCTTTTATTTGGGTTAGGACACCGTCGATGTTTAAAAGGACTTCATCGTTGGTGAATCTGATTACTTTAAAGCCAAGATTATTTAAAATATCGGTGCGTTCTTCATCATTTAATTTAACGTCGGGATGTTGGTGAATTAAGCCATCTACTTCTATAATCAGATGATGTTCCAGGGAAATAAAATCTGCAATAAATTTGTCTATTACATGTTGTCTTCTAAATTTTATACCTGCCAGTTGTTTGGATTTTAGGTGTTCCCATAACGCCTGCTCAGCGGGTGTTTGATTACCCCGCATCTGTAAAGCATATTCTTTAAGATCCGTATAATGAAAAGGATCGGCCGTTTTATAAAAATCCCAGTTACTCCCTCTTTTCAACAACGCCAACGGCACGCCATTTTCTGCCAACGTAATAGCCCTCCCCACAATTCTATCCTCCCTACCAATTACAAATTTATCTTCCCCTTTATCTTCCCCACTAATCACAACCGGGGCTTCATTCCCGTCTCCTCCCCCTTCGGGGGAGGCCGGGAGGGGGCATTTATCCATCAAATCCTCAATCATCCCTTCCAAACCCATCTTCCTTCCATCATCCGGCGAATACAGCCGGGTAATGCCATAGGCATGCAATTCCGCTATTTCTGTCGGGAGTATGGTACCACCACCGCCGCCAAATATTTTAATGTGTCCGCAGTCTTTTTCCTTCAGGAGGTCATACATGTATTTGAAAAATTCTACGTGGCCGCCCTGGTAGGAAGTGACGGCAATTCCCTGTGCATCTTCCTGGATAGCACAATCTACAATCTCTGCTGCCGAGCGGTTGTGTCCAAGGTGAATAACCTCGGCGCCTTTTGCCTGCATAATGCGCCGCATAATATTGATAGCGGCATCATGACCGTCGAATAAAGCCGCTGCCGTTACTATGCGAACCTTATGTTGTGGTGTATATGACATATTAATCCGGTTTTATTGCCCGCAAAGACGGTAAAGCGCAGTTGGTTACCAACTTTACGTGCTTATTAAACTTGCACGCTGTGAGAAATGCAAGTTACGGAAAAACCAGCTGAACTGCCGGACAAGCGCGGGTTTAAACAGAATTAGAATAGATTAAACAAGTCAACAATCTTATTGCAAATAATTCAACCGATCCGCAAAAGACTTAGTTATTCCCTAAAACAACTTTCCCCTGTACAATATCTGCACAAGGGAAAGTTAAGATTAGACACCGGCAAAAGTGCCTGGTAGCCGTCTTGTTTCATAACGTGGAACTATAAAATCAAACTATTGATAAATTAATTAAAATGATAAACTAAATGATTTTTGTCTGGCATATTTGATCATGGAAATTTCTACATCGACAATAACAAGTGAAATCTACAGTGACTGATTTAAATTCTGGTTTTATACTTTCGAAAAATAATGCGCTCTTAGGATGTGTATATCTTACACAATCTTAATTAAATTTTTGTTAAAAACAAACTTTTTTTTCTTTTTTAGGGAGAAAAGAAACCAATGGAAAATGATTCGGGGCATATCTATTCGAATCCTTGTTGGTAAAGGATTTTGAAGAGGTCTATATTAACAGGAATAAGGGGAAATATCTATTCGCCGGATAAAAAAATATCAGCAGAAGGAGGATTAAAAGCCAATACCCAGGTATCGCTTCTTTCGCTGATCATATTTATCAAAATTAAATTTGTACAGTTTGGCCGGCCGGTGTGGCACATCTTCTTCTTCTTCATTCAGATCCAGCAGTAAATCCATAGAAAGAAATTTTTTCCGGAAGTTGCGGCGATCCAGTGCTACATCCAGTATGGCTTCATACAGATTTTGCAGTTCCCGCAGCGAAAACTTCTTTGGCAACAGGTTAAAGCCCACCGGTTGTACCATCACCTGCTGCTTCAGGCGCTCATGGCAGGTATCAAGGATCTGTTTATGATCAAATGCCATCTGGTGCAACTCCTTTACAGAGTGCCAGTGCAGTTCGTTGTTATGCATCTTCAGCTCCACATGCTCAATATTCACCAGCGAATAATAAGCGACCGTGATCACACGCCCTGCCGGATGACGATTCACAGCGCCAAAGGTTTGCACCTGTTCCATATACACATTCTCAAGACCGGTACGGGCTTTCAGCACCCGGTAGGCAGCCGCGTCCAGCTCTTCCTCCGGTCGCACAATATCCCCCAGCAACGACCACTTTGCTTTGTACTCTTTCAGATCGGATTCTATCAGCAACACCTTCAGCTCATCATTATTAAAACCAAAAATTACACAGTCTACCGAAATGGCAACTTTGAAATAATCCTTTATCTCAACAAGATGCGTATTGATGTTCTTGGTGTACATAGACATCATAAGGAACGTGGAATTACAGTAAACGACAGTTATTTGCGATCAAAAAAAGCGGAACAAAAAACAAAAACCAAATGAAATAAAAAATTACAACATTTAATACAAATATGCCGAATTTTTTATGCAGTGAGGGCTAACGTGAAAGATAAGTTTAAATTTACAGCTCAGTTTGAACTATATATGTATACAAAGGACATAGAAATAACCCTGACGCAGTTGGCAAAGGACCTCCTCCGTCACTTACAGCAGCAACAACTGCTGCAGTCCATTGATGAAACCCTGGAAGGATTACGCCGTGTAATTGCCTACAACGACTGGCGTTACTACGTGCAAAGCGAACCGGTGATCAGCGATTATGAATACGATCAGCTGTTTGCCTGGCTCAAAAAACTGGAACTGGAACATCCGGACCTCGTTAGTGCCGACTCCCCTACCCAACGTGTAGCGAAAGGACTGACCAAAGAATTTATTACTGTGCCGCACCTGGTACCCATGCTCAGCCTGGAGAATTCTTACAATGCAGACGACCTGATAGACTGGGATCGCAAAGCCCGCGAAAGTGCCGGGCTCAGTGAAATAGAATATTGTATAGAACCCAAGTTCGATGGCGCCAGTATTTCCCTGATCTATGAAGATGATCACCTTTCCCGGGGCGCCACCCGCGGCGATGGTGTGGCAGGGGAAGATATTACTACCAATATTAAGCAGATCCGCTCCATTCCTCTATCTGCCAGCTTTTCTAAATATGGGATTCACCAGATAGAAATCCGCGGCGAGGTGCTGATCAATAAAAATACCTTCAAAGCTTTCAATGAAAAACGCATTGCCGAAAACCTGCCACCACTGGCAAATCCGCGCAATGCCGCTTCCGGCTCCTTACGGATGGTAGACCCCAACGAAGTAGCCAAACGCGGACTGGAAGCCTTTTTATACCACATGAGCTATCATACTATGGAAACGGGGAAAGCTGAACCTGATGCGCTCAAAACGCATAGCGGTACGCTGGACTTATTGTCTACACTGGGTTTCCGTAGTCCTGCCAAAGAAAAAAAAGTACTGAAAGGCATCCAGGGTGTGATCGACTACTGCCAGTGGTTTGAAACCGAACGCGATAACCTCCCCTATGAAATTGACGGGATGGTAATTAAAGTAAACGACTACGCGCTACAGGACAAACTGGGCATGACCACCCATCACCCCCGCTGGGCCATCGCATTTAAATTCAAAGCGCGGCAAGCTACCAGTAAACTGCGTAGTGTGGAATTCCAGGTAGGCCGTACCGGCTCCGTTACGCCGGTAGCTAAAATTGATCCGGTGCATATCGGCGGCGTTACGGTCACTTCTATGTCTCTTTTTAATGAAGATGTGATCCGGGAGAAAGACCTGAAACTGGGAGATACTGTGTTGGTAGAAAGAGCGGGAGATGTGATTCCCTACATTGTAAAATCGGTGGCCGACCTCCGGGATGGCACGGAGCAGCCTATTCTCTTCCCTACCCACTGCCCGGTTTGCGGAGACCAACTGGTAAAACCGGAAGAGGAAAGCGTATGGCGCTGTACCAATATCAATTGCGAAGCGCAGGTAGTGGAAAGAATGATCCACTTCGTTAGCAAAGATGCCATGGACATTAAAAGCTTTGGCGAAAGCAATGTGCGTAAATTCTATGCCCAGGGCCTGATGAAAGATATTCCCGGCATCTATGAACTGGACTTCGATAAGATAGCCACCCTGGAAGGATTTGGAAAGAAATCACTGACCAACCTGCAAACGGCTATTGCGCTTTCCAAAACGCAACCCTTACACCGTTTGATATTTGGATTGGGGATCCGGTATGTGGGAGAAACCACCGCCAAAACCCTCGCCAGTGCCGTTACCAACATCATGGACCTGCAAAGCTGGACAGAAGAACAGATCCTTTTACTGGAAGATATAGGCCCCAAAGTGGCTGGCTCCATCCGCCAGTTCTTTGCCAATGATGATAATATTCAAATGCTGAACAAACTGGCGGCGCTGGGTATCAACATGGAAAATACACAGGGCAGCCGGCATGTGTCAGGTAACCTGGACGGACAAACGTTTTTATTTACCGGTACCCTTGCCAAGCTGAAACGCAGCGAAGCTGAAGAGATGGTAGAACAACAGGGCGGTAAAATACTGGGCGGTGTAAGCAGCAAGCTCAACTTTCTCATAGTAGGTGAAGATGCCGGCAGCAAACTGGAAAAAGCTAAAAAAATAAATACCATCAAGGTATTAACAGAAGATGAATTTATTAAAATGATTCAATAAGTACGCAGCATGCAGCTTTCAATTCCGGTAATTGTAACGGTTAAACGTGGGAGAACAGAAAGCTGTATGCCGGCTGTCAATAACAATATGATGATTGATGATACTTTTTATATGAAGCAGGCGCTGAGAGAGGCGCACAAAGCCTTTGAAGACGGTGAAGTTCCTATTGGCGCCGTAGTGGTCATGAACAACCAGGTGATAGGCCGCGGGCATAACCAGGTGGAAAGACTGAACGACTGTACCGCTCATGCGGAGATGATAGCCTTAACGGCTGCCTTCAATACCCTTGGCAGTAAATATTTAATGGATGCCACTTTATATGTAACGGTAGAACCTTGCCTGATGTGTGCTGGCGCGCTTTACTGGAGTAAAATAGGGAAGATCGTATATGCCGCAGCGGATGAGAAGAACAGCTACCGGCGTGCTACCGGGGACCGCTCCCCGTTTCATCCTAAAACGAAACTGGAAGCCGGCCCGTGCAGCGAAGAAAGTTTGCAGTTGATGAAAACTTTCTTTGAACAAAGAAGGTGATACTTATTTCTTGTTAGGATCCATTAGTTTGTTCATACCCATCATCTGTCTCATGGTATGATCCATACCATCTGAAGAACCATCCAGGAAGATGACATTTCCTTTTGAGTTTTCAGCGAAGTGTTTGATGGCTTCTGTCCACATGGAGAAGAGGATCACAGAGGTATCCAGGTTGGCCTGCTGCATTTCTTTAGCAGCCATACTCATACCCTTGGCCACTTCTTCACGGAACAGGGCGACGCCCATACCACGCAGTTGAGCAGCCTGCCGTTCTGCTTCCGCAGCAATTTTGATAGCATTACCATCTGCTTCCGCAGCTTTGGTTTTGGTGATCAGTAATGCCTGTCCTTCGTTTTCAGCAGCAGCTTTCAGGTTATTGGATGCTACTACCTGCGCCATAGACTTCATGATAACTTCATCAAAAGTGATGTCATTCATTTGCAGATCCAGCAAATGAAAACCCCATTCTTCCAGGGTTTTATCGATCTGTTCTTTTACGTGTTCGGTAATATCCTTGCGGAGACCCAATACTTCTGCCTGTTTTTTTGTGGCAACAAACCCACGGATAGACCCTTCAATAGTGCGCACGAGCGCCTGCATGAAACTTCTTTCATCCATAAATTTAAAGGCTACGTTTTTCAACGTTTCTTCATCCTGGTTCCACACAGCATATAGCAGCATAGCCTTGAAATAAACGTTGGCCTGATCAATGGTAATGGCCTGGAACTCCAGTTCTACAGATTTATTCTGGATAGATACTCTTTTAAATACCTTTTCTATAATAGGTATTTTAAAGTTCAGCCCCGGAAAAAGAATGCGTTTGTATTTCCCGAATATAGTTGTTACTGCAATAGTGCCCTGCTGCACTGTTACAAAACTCGACAACAAAACCAGGAAAGCCAATACCGCCAAAACAATGAGGAATGGATTCATAGATGTCTTTTTTTTGTTTGCTAGGTTGAACTGGTAAATATAAGGAAATTAAGCAGAGAACGCTACTTACATGCATAGGCTTCCAACGGGTACAAGGTACTGGTTAGTTTTGAGGGCTTGTTTGTATAAAGACAAACAACGGATGAAAAACTGAGCTTAAAAATACAACGAATGAAAAATAAAAAGCTTAGTTATATCCTTTGTTTTCTTCTGAGAAATATGAATACATCATCCAGTTCAATTTGTTTCAACTGATAGGCTAGCCGGGTCCTTAAATCTTCTGTTTCATCTTTGACCCTGTTGTACTGGTCCTTTAATGTTTCATAACGGGCCACTATTTCTTCGGCAGTGGCAGTATGTTCCAATTGTAAAATATAAAATGCTCGTTCCTCAGTTATCATAGTGATAGGGGTGTTTCATCCAAATAATCATGTCGGGTGTTTAAAAAACATGCTTACTATCGATTCACTAAATTAGTGGAGATTAGAAAGCGGGCAAATACCCAACCTTGGGTATTTTTAAAGTGTTTAACAAACATTTCAAATACTATTTAAATATACTATATACTGACTATCAGGTATTTGTGATTTTATTAATTAAGAGTAGTGATGCAGGGTACAAAAAGAGTAATGTAATAGTCTGGTGCTTAATTTCAAAAAAACTGATGTTATATTACCTGTTCTGATTTTATTGAAAACCTATCTTGCGGGCTATGGCCATCAGCTCAGTAGTGTTACGCACTTTTAATTTGAGCCGGATATTTTTGCGGTGTGTTTCTATGGTATAACGGCTAAGGTTCAACGAACCCGCTATTTCTTTATTATTAAGTCCTTTTACTGCAAGTCCCAATACATCCTTTTCACGGGCTGTAAGCTTGTTAAACAGTGTTTCATTTTGCCTGCGGAGTATTTCTGACAGGGCGGTGGAGAGCTGAACATTGGTATCAATGGCATGCGTGAGATCCAGGAAAGCACAGATAATTTCCACTACACGCCCGTTTTTGTCGTGGGAAAAAGGCACTTCCAGTCCCAGTAACCAGCGGTATTCTTTTTCTCCCTTCTTGCGGATGCGGGCCAATCCGCCAAACTGCATCTTGTTATTAATAAAAGATTGCTGCGCCACCGCGGCCAGCTTAAAATCTTCCGGATGCATAATATCCTGGAAAAAATCCATCCCCTTGCCGGTCATCTCATCCGGAGAAAATCCAACCGCTTCTGACAGGTAGGAATTACACCATGTAACGGATTTGTTGTTGTTATCATAGCAGTAAAGCATAGCAGGTACACGCCCCAAAATGTTCTCCAGCCACTGATTACGATCTTTTAATTGCTCATTTTCCCTTTGCAAAGCGGTGAGAGAAAAATTTTGCCCTAAGTCTGAGCCTGTCTGCATACGAAACGTTTTAAACAAACAATAGGTAAACAACTGTCAGGCACGTACGAATATGTCTGATGGTAAGTCCTGTTAAACCGAGTGTATGTAAATATAAAATAAAATCCAATATGACGACCGATTTTTCAGCTTCCGGATTCCGAGATTTTTTGAGATTTAATATTTACAGCGACTGACAGCTGGAAAAACAGCTTCCGGGATAAATCCAACCGGGGGAACAAAATATGTAAATCTGTGTCTGTCAAAATTTCTAAATTGATTTTTATCCGGATTGGGAGTAAATTTGACAACTACAAGGAAATAATATTTTCAAACCCATAAAAAATCTGAGTTATGGCATTTACACTTCCGAGCTTACCCTACGCAACCGATGCGTTAGAGCCGAATTTTGATAAATTGACAATGGAGATCCACCATGGTAAGCATCATCAGGCGTATGTAGACAATCTGAACAAGGCGATTGCCGGTACTGAAAATGAGAATAAATCATTGGAAGAACTGGTAGCCAGCGCAGGTAAGATCAGCCCTGCTGTGAGAAACAATGGCGGAGGTCACTGGAATCACAGTTTCTTCTGGACCAGCCTGGCGCCTAATGCCGGCGGTCAACCTACCGGTAAACTGGCAGAAGCAATCAACAGCACTTTCGGTTCTTTTGATGCTTTCAAGGAAAAGTTCAACGCAGCCGGCGCTACCCGCTTCGGTTCCGGTTGGGCATGGCTGTTGAAAAAAGACGGCAAACTGGAAATTACTTCTACTCCTAACCAGGACAATCCCCTGATGGACGTTGCCGAAGTAAAAGGTACGCCTATCCTGGGTGTAGACGTATGGGAACATGCTTACTACCTGAAATACCAGAACCGCCGTCCGGAATACCTGAACGCATTCTGGAATGTAGTTGACTGGAACGCTGTCAGCAAACGTTTTGAGCAGGCATAATAAATGCCCTACTGCATAAAAAGGAAAGACCTCCATCTGAGATGGAGGTCTTTCCTTTTTATGTGCTGAAGCAAGTATTGCTATTATCCGAGTTTAAGATTCTTCGGATCCCAGTGAATGATCTTATTGCTGAAATAGCTTTCGTTACACAGCAATGCAGGCGCTGCGGCACGGAAACCAAACAAAGGATCTTCTGCTACCTTACCACCGGTACGCATGGCGTTGAACAGGTTGTAGAAGTGATCAAAGTGAGCGCCCTTGTAGCCTTTCTCTGCTTCGTATTCCATCTTATCCTGCGGCAGTATTTCCGCACGGTGATAGGCATACGCTTTTCCGGCATTCGCCGCTGCATTGGCCTGTGCCAAAGGATCATTTTCATCCACATTATTCCTGTTGCGGTACAGGGTTACTTTATCCCATTCTACCGTCATAGAACCTTCGCTGCCCACCATACGCAGGTAGTTGGTGCCACCGGTACCATCTACGAAGTTTACACGGAGAGACAGGTTAAACGCAGGGTGTATTTCTGTTTCAGGATAATCAAACATACCCAGCATAATGTCCGGTACTTCTCTTCCATCTTTCCAGTAACGTAATCCACCGGTAGCCATTATTTTATTAGGCCCCATAGAACCGGTTACCAGGTGAAGGCTGGAAAACAGGTGGACGAACAGATCGCCGGAAACGCCGGTACCATAATCTTTGTAATTACGCCAGCGGAAGAAACGCAGGGGGTCAAAATCACGCTTTGGCGCGTTTTTGAGATAGGTCTCCCAGTCTACAGTTTTAGGCGACGCATCGGCCGGAATAGGGTATTGCCATGCACCGGTTGGTGACATACGCGCCCAGAATCCTTCTGCATAGTTTAGTTTTCCGATAGCGCCATCTTTCAGCAGCTGCCGGGCCTTTTCATTTCCGAGGGAGCTCATACCCTGGCTACCTACCTGGTACACCACTTTACCGTTTCTTTTCTGTGCATCCACTACTGCGGGACCTTCGGAAATATCATGCACCATCGGCTTTTCGCAGTATACAGATTTACCCTTGTTCATAGCGGCTACGGAAATATCCTTATGCCAGAAGTCGGGCACTGCAATGATAACTGCATCGATATCCTTACGGTCCAGGATCTCGTTATAGTTACGGGTAGTGTAAATATCATTACCCCATTTCTTTTTAGCGTCTGCCAGGCGGCCATCATAAAGATCGCAGGCAGCAACCAGCTTTACACCGGGTACTGTAATTGCCGTGTTGGCATCAGCTGTCCCCATACCACCGGCACCAATAAGGGCTATCTGGATCTGGTCATTCGCACTGTATTTTTCTTTCAGGCGGGAGAGTAATTCAATGTTCCTTTTTCTGTCAGCTGCCGTAATAATAGATGGAAGGAGAGACGCTCCCACAACTCCTTTGGCAAATTTGCTGATAAAATTCCGGCGCGAGCCTTCGTTAGGATTTACTGGCATGATTAACCTTTTAGGTTTGATGAAAATGATAACTTATAATACGTATACAATGCCCCTTACAACATGTAATGAGTTTGTCAAAATAAAAACAATATACGGGAAAACATAATTTTATCAAGAGCAACTATCATCCATCTACCTGTAAAAAACAAAAAAATTGCTTGTGCCGGCAGGGATCTGCATTGCAGCAGGAATTATTTTTCCAGCTTCAGCACTGCCAGTACCGGCAAATGATCCGACGCATATCGCTCCGGTATTACCTGGTGCTCCAGCACTTTGAAAGCCTTTGCGGGTCTGTAGCTGATAAAATCAATCGTGCGGTTGGGATGCTCCACCGGAATGGTAAACGGACAATCCTGGCAGGTGCGCGTAAATGCGCTGTCCAGCACTTGTATAGCAGGGCTCCCGGATTTGGAATTAAAGTCGCCTGCCAGTATAACCGGCATACCTGCATTGCCGAGGATACGGCTTATCTCCCTGATCTGCAGCAGGCGGTCTGCATCTGCTTTTAATACATCCAGGTGTGTGCTGGCCATCGTTACATTTCTTCCGCCAGGTAATGTTACCGCCACCGTGCATAGTGCGCGCGGTTCTCCTTTAGAGCCGGGTGCCGACGGCAACTGATAGGCATGTCCTTCTTTTATGGGATAGCGAGAGAGCACTGCGATCCCGTATTCACCGTCATCATAAGGAATAGATCTTGCAAAAAAAGCATGCATGCCTGTTTTGGCAGCCAATGCTTCCGCCTCATGCACATCACGGCCGGAACGACCCGTGTGTACATCCACTTCCTGCAAAGCCACAAAATCCGGTTGCTGCCGGTTAATGACTCCTGCGATGGCGTCGAGGTCTATAACATCTTTACGGGATGGAGGATTGGCGTGGTGGATATTATAGGTCAATACCCTAATGGTATCCCCTTTCCTGGTTTCCGTACCTGCCAGTTCCTTCTTTGTTTTGCAGGCAAAAAGACAACAGCACAGGATTGCGGGTAGCAACAATTGTTTCATAATGGTAGTCAATTTATTATTTAAAGCCTGTAGTATAAAGTCTGCTTACAACTGCAAACTCTACACTACAGGCTTTAAAATTATTTATGATTACTCCCATCCAGGGTTCTGTCCCAGGTCAGGGTTCCGCTGAAATTGTGTTAATGGTACAGGCCACAGATAATTTTTCGGATCTGTAAACCGCCTGTTGGTATTTACGATCATATATCCATTTGCATCCACTGGAACACTGGCTACATATGGCTGCATGTACGTAGGAATGAAAGCTTTCTTCATGCCTTTCACATCTGCGGCCAGCAGGCTGCCTTCTTTCC
The Chitinophaga sp. MM2321 DNA segment above includes these coding regions:
- a CDS encoding methylmalonyl-CoA mutase family protein, whose amino-acid sequence is MSYTPQHKVRIVTAAALFDGHDAAINIMRRIMQAKGAEVIHLGHNRSAAEIVDCAIQEDAQGIAVTSYQGGHVEFFKYMYDLLKEKDCGHIKIFGGGGGTILPTEIAELHAYGITRLYSPDDGRKMGLEGMIEDLMDKCPLPASPEGGGDGNEAPVVISGEDKGEDKFVIGREDRIVGRAITLAENGVPLALLKRGSNWDFYKTADPFHYTDLKEYALQMRGNQTPAEQALWEHLKSKQLAGIKFRRQHVIDKFIADFISLEHHLIIEVDGLIHQHPDVKLNDEERTDILNNLGFKVIRFTNDEVLLNIDGVLTQIKEQVKEQVNNNKPLNGNIKNTAASKEALKEGHQKASPTGGGLEGAVVGITGTGGAGKSSVTDELVRRYLNHFTDKTVAVISVDPSKKKTGGALLGDRIRMNSIHHPRAYMRSLATRDSDKAISEHIQEAIDICKLAAFDFIILETSGIGQNDTAIIDHCDVSLYVMTPEYGAASQLEKINMLDYADVIAINKFDKAGALDALHDVRKQYKRNHGLWTAKDEELPVVGSIASQFNDAGINLLFERVMEKVEEKTGVVFGVLAHESPKSTATKSQIIPPARVRYLAEITEAITDYSKWVDEQCKLATQWYQVTGVIAIDPSKAAVLKDISTHLETALHPECKKLIEGWPALQQKYAADYYEFQVRDKVIKLPLFSESLSHSRIPKVSLPKYSDWGDILRWQLTENVPGEFPYAAGVFPLKREGEDPTRMFAGEGGPERTNKRFHYVSLDQPAKRLSTAFDSVTLYGEDPAIRPDIYGKVGNSGVSIATVDDAKKLYSGFDLCDPKTSVSMTINGPAPILLAFFMNAAIDQQCEQYIKTHGLTEKVTAIIKDKFKDHPLPHYSGDLPAGNDGLGLQLLGMSGDEVLPADVYAKIRGHALSTVRGTVQADILKEDQAQNTCIFSTEFALKLMGDVQEFFITQKVRNFYSVSISGYHIAEAGANPITQLAFTLSNGFTYVEYYLSRGMHIDDFAPNLSFFFSNGMDPEYAVIGRVARRIWAKAIKYKYKGNDRSQKLKYHIQTSGRSLHAQEIDFNDIRTTLQALYAIYDNCNSLHTNAYDEAITTPTEESVRRAMAIQLIINRELGTAKNENPVQGAFFIEELTDLVEEAVLTEFNRITERGGVLGAMERMYQRNKIQEESLYYESLKHTGEFPIVGVNTFLNKNGSPTIIPAEVIRSTTDEKEFQIKTLEAFQNRHQHKSAAALKQLQQVAVNNGNLFEALMETVKHCSLGQITHALYEVGGQYRRNM
- a CDS encoding NrtR DNA-binding winged helix domain-containing protein produces the protein MMSMYTKNINTHLVEIKDYFKVAISVDCVIFGFNNDELKVLLIESDLKEYKAKWSLLGDIVRPEEELDAAAYRVLKARTGLENVYMEQVQTFGAVNRHPAGRVITVAYYSLVNIEHVELKMHNNELHWHSVKELHQMAFDHKQILDTCHERLKQQVMVQPVGFNLLPKKFSLRELQNLYEAILDVALDRRNFRKKFLSMDLLLDLNEEEEDVPHRPAKLYKFNFDKYDQRKKRYLGIGF
- the ligA gene encoding NAD-dependent DNA ligase LigA, translating into MYTKDIEITLTQLAKDLLRHLQQQQLLQSIDETLEGLRRVIAYNDWRYYVQSEPVISDYEYDQLFAWLKKLELEHPDLVSADSPTQRVAKGLTKEFITVPHLVPMLSLENSYNADDLIDWDRKARESAGLSEIEYCIEPKFDGASISLIYEDDHLSRGATRGDGVAGEDITTNIKQIRSIPLSASFSKYGIHQIEIRGEVLINKNTFKAFNEKRIAENLPPLANPRNAASGSLRMVDPNEVAKRGLEAFLYHMSYHTMETGKAEPDALKTHSGTLDLLSTLGFRSPAKEKKVLKGIQGVIDYCQWFETERDNLPYEIDGMVIKVNDYALQDKLGMTTHHPRWAIAFKFKARQATSKLRSVEFQVGRTGSVTPVAKIDPVHIGGVTVTSMSLFNEDVIREKDLKLGDTVLVERAGDVIPYIVKSVADLRDGTEQPILFPTHCPVCGDQLVKPEEESVWRCTNINCEAQVVERMIHFVSKDAMDIKSFGESNVRKFYAQGLMKDIPGIYELDFDKIATLEGFGKKSLTNLQTAIALSKTQPLHRLIFGLGIRYVGETTAKTLASAVTNIMDLQSWTEEQILLLEDIGPKVAGSIRQFFANDDNIQMLNKLAALGINMENTQGSRHVSGNLDGQTFLFTGTLAKLKRSEAEEMVEQQGGKILGGVSSKLNFLIVGEDAGSKLEKAKKINTIKVLTEDEFIKMIQ
- a CDS encoding nucleoside deaminase; the encoded protein is MQLSIPVIVTVKRGRTESCMPAVNNNMMIDDTFYMKQALREAHKAFEDGEVPIGAVVVMNNQVIGRGHNQVERLNDCTAHAEMIALTAAFNTLGSKYLMDATLYVTVEPCLMCAGALYWSKIGKIVYAAADEKNSYRRATGDRSPFHPKTKLEAGPCSEESLQLMKTFFEQRR
- a CDS encoding SPFH domain-containing protein, whose protein sequence is MNPFLIVLAVLAFLVLLSSFVTVQQGTIAVTTIFGKYKRILFPGLNFKIPIIEKVFKRVSIQNKSVELEFQAITIDQANVYFKAMLLYAVWNQDEETLKNVAFKFMDERSFMQALVRTIEGSIRGFVATKKQAEVLGLRKDITEHVKEQIDKTLEEWGFHLLDLQMNDITFDEVIMKSMAQVVASNNLKAAAENEGQALLITKTKAAEADGNAIKIAAEAERQAAQLRGMGVALFREEVAKGMSMAAKEMQQANLDTSVILFSMWTEAIKHFAENSKGNVIFLDGSSDGMDHTMRQMMGMNKLMDPNKK